Proteins encoded in a region of the Diospyros lotus cultivar Yz01 chromosome 9, ASM1463336v1, whole genome shotgun sequence genome:
- the LOC127810314 gene encoding LOW QUALITY PROTEIN: receptor protein kinase TMK1-like (The sequence of the model RefSeq protein was modified relative to this genomic sequence to represent the inferred CDS: deleted 1 base in 1 codon), which produces MQALRESFTASSNSIGWIGPDPCEWIGVECNDDGRVVSITIKHRKLKASLPQSLANLTALKQLDLTDNDLTGELPRLPGMSSLRHLFLCQNGFSSVPSDFFQNLTSLERVSLDRNPLSAWSLPNSLRSARNLVSFTAYSANLNGKIPGFIGKFRKLKNLSLEDNYLEGELPASFANSTIRSLRLNDQRSKSKLNGSLAVLRTMTICRKLRLDGNSFSGPLPNFSRLKSLQHLNVRDNFITGPVPPSLQKLRSLKTVNLSNNLLQGPTPYFDPASVAVDLLPDSNSFCSPTPGVSCLPMVDTLLAIAKSFGYPKILAEKWKRGNPCDSWIGITCVDGSISVINFQQDGLSGVISANFSSITSLQTLILAGNNLTGTIPIELRTLPNLKVLDVSHNHLHGKIPPFDHYVLVITDGNPDLSPPLPAPNRGKIGVEIGLIASGVAIILLTGLAALCYCSGKKGGKKSCHLDLIEGGRMEISLKALNRATNNFSAENILGRGGFGTVYRGILNDGSKIAVKKMDSLVLVVSKSKRGLDEFKSEIDVLTKVRHRHLVSLLGYCLDRKERALVYEFMEQGSLSRHLFNWKVDGLKPLEWSKRLTIALDVARGIEYLHGFAHRSFVHRDLKPSNILLGDDFRAKVADFGLVRLAPDGKSSVITRVAGTFGYIDPEYAVTGRVTTKIDVFSFGVILMELITGRRAVDESRRVDSGHLVTWFRGRHLERGTFHEAIDSAIVLDEETLASIRIVAELASHCCAPKSAQRPDIGHAVNVLSALVELWRPAAEFASSAVGEEKGEALPDDEWQRFIDKIRAQLSSYGSPPSGETL; this is translated from the exons ATCAAGCACCGCAAGCTCAAAGCCTCCCTCCCGCAGAGCCTCGCCAACCTCACCGCCTTGAAACAGCTCGATCTCACAGACAACGATCTCACCGGCGAGCTGCCCAGGCTTCCCGGAATGAGCTCGCTCCGGCATCTTTTTCTCTGCCAGAACGGCTTCTCCTCCGTTCCCTCTGACTTCTTTCAAAACCTGACGTCCCTCGAAAGAGTCAGCCTCGACCGCAACCCCCTCTCCGCCTGGTCCTTGCCGAACAGCCTCCGCAGCGCTAGAAACCTTGTCTCCTTCACCGCCTACTCTGCTAATCTCAACGGAAAAATCCCAGGTTTCATCG GCAAGTTTCGGAAGCTGAAGAATCTTAGCCTGGAGGACAACTACCTCGAGGGCGAACTCCCGGCGAGCTTCGCAAACTCAACAATTCGGTCTCTGCGGCTGAATGATCAGCGTAGTAAGTCCAAGCTCAACGGTTCGCTCGCCGTCTTACGGACCATGACC ATTTGTCGGAAGCTCAGGTTAGACGGCAACTCCTTCTCCGGCCCCTTGCCGAACTTCTCCAGGCTGAAAAGTTTACAGCATTTGAACGTGAGAGACAACTTCATTACAGGTCCAGTCCCACCTTCGCTCCAGAAACTTCGATCGCTGAAAACTGTGAATTTATCAAACAATCTATTGCAAGGCCCGACGCCATATTTCGACCCTGCTTCAGTCGCAGTCGATTTGCTCCCTGATTCCAACAGTTTCTGCTCGCCTACTCCCGGAGTCTCTTGCCTTCCCATGGTGGATACGCTGCTCGCCATTGCCAAATCGTTTGGTTATCCTAAAATTCTTGCGGAGAAATGGAAACGGGGCAATCCTTGCGATTCTTGGATTGGGATTACTTGCGTGGATGGAAGCATCAGTGTCATCAATTTCCAGCAAGATGGACTCAGTGGCGTCATCTCCGCCAACTTCTCGTCCATCACTTCTCTCCAAACACTAATTCTCGCCGGAAATAATCTCACCGGCACGATCCCGATTGAGCTCAGAACTTTGCCTAACCTCAAAGTTTTAGACGTCTCGCACAATCATCTTCACGGCAAAATTCCTCCATTTGACCACTATGTCCTTGTGATAACCGATGGCAATCCTGATCTAAGTCCTCCCCTTCCAGCTCCAAATCGGGGAAAAATTGGAGTCGAGATTGGGTTGATAGCTAGTGGCGTTGCTATAATTCTATTAACAGGCCTTGCAGCGTTGTGCTATTGCAGCGGCAAAAAAGGCGGGAAAAAGTCGTGCCATCTTGATTTGATTGAAGGAGGAAGAATGGAAATCTCCCTGAAAGCTCTGAACAGAGCGACGAATAATTTCAGCGCAGAGAACATACTGGGAAGAGGCGGGTTTGGGACAGTTTACAGAGGCATCTTGAATGATGGGAGCAAGATCGCAGTTAAAAAAATGGATTCTCTGGTTTTGGTGGTGAGTAAGAGCAAGAGGGGATTGGATGAATTCAAGTCTGAGATCGACGTTCTCACGAAAGTTCGACACAGGCATTTGGTTTCTCTGTTAGGATACTGCTTGGACAGGAAGGAGAGAGCTCTGGTTTACGAGTTCATGGAGCAGGGGAGTCTCAGTCGGCATCTGTTCAACTGGAAGGTGGATGGGCTAAAGCCGCTTGAATGGTCGAAGAGGCTAACGATTGCCCTGGATGTGGCCAGAGGTATCGAGTATTTACATGGCTTTGCACATCGGAGCTTCGTTCACAGAGATTTGAAGCCGTCGAATATTCTCCTAGGAGATGATTTCAGGGCCAAGGTCGCCGATTTCGGACTTGTTCGTCTTGCACCAGACGGGAAATCTTCTGTTATTACCAGAGTGGCCGGAACCTTCGGATATATTGATCCCGAATATGCAG TGACAGGTCGTGTGACGACGAAGATCGACGTGTTCAGCTTCGGAGTGATTCTCATGGAGTTGATCACCGGAAGAAGAGCGGTCGACGAGAGCCGGCGGGTGGATAGCGGTCATCTGGTGACGTGGTTCCGGGGCCGTCATCTCGAAAGGGGAACATTCCACGAGGCAATCGATTCGGCGATCGTGCTCGATGAAGAAACCCTAGCCAGCATAAGAATCGTCGCGGAGTTGGCCAGCCATTGTTGTGCGCCCAAGTCTGCCCAGAGGCCCGACATTGGGCACGCGGTGAATGTGTTATCGGCACTCGTCGAGCTATGGCGACCGGCGGCCGAATTCGCATCCTCTGCGGTGGGTGAAGAGAAGGGCGAGGCTCTTCCGGACGATGAGTGGCAGCGGTTTATCGACAAGATCAGAGCTCAGCTCAGCAGTTACGGTTCCCCCCCGTCAGGGGaaactttataa
- the LOC127809515 gene encoding U-box domain-containing protein 21-like produces MISSWRRRRAARRAPKTDGGEAEMVVPTHFRCPISLDLMRDPVTLSTGMTYDRENIEKWVEAGNFTCPITNQPLRSLEPVPNHAIRKMIQDWCVENHSERIPTPKIPVTSSEAAEIMGNLLSAARRDGEDGECLNLAAKIKSLAKESERNRRCMARNGASSALSETFAAFSDRNTAVLEETLSALALMFPLDEEAKYHLGLTPSLNQLVWFLKNGDLSGRRNATLVLKEIVSSDLEKVDSLMEIEGATETLFKLIKEPISPTATKASLTIIYLMVSSSSSLSSSRTNFVAMGMVPLVLELIVDSERSICERGLGVLDGLCSCDQGREEAYSHALTVPVLVKKLLRVSDVATQFSVSVLWKLGKEERIVVEALEVGAFQKLLLLLQVGCGEKTKQKASELLRMLNVHRVRVECIESMDFKHLKRPH; encoded by the coding sequence ATGATTTCGTCGTGGAGAAGGCGAAGGGCTGCCCGCCGGGCACCGAAGACCGACGGAGGCGAAGCCGAAATGGTGGTTCCGACCCATTTCCGGTGCCCGATATCACTGGACCTGATGAGAGATCCGGTGACGCTGTCGACGGGGATGACGTACGACCGGGAAAACATAGAGAAGTGGGTTGAAGCCGGGAACTTCACGTGTCCGATAACCAACCAGCCGCTCCGAAGCCTGGAGCCGGTGCCCAACCACGCCATAAGGAAGATGATCCAAGACTGGTGCGTCGAGAACCATTCTGAAAGAATCCCGACTCCCAAAATTCCTGTAACCTCGTCGGAGGCTGCGGAGATCATGGGCAACCTGCTCTCGGCGGCGCGGCGAGATGGCGAGGACGGCGAGTGCCTCAACCTGGCCGCCAAAATCAAGTCTTTGGCTAAGGAAAGCGAGCGGAACCGGCGCTGCATGGCGAGGAATGGCGCCAGTTCGGCTCTGTCGGAGACTTTCGCGGCGTTTTCAGACCGTAACACAGCCGTTTTGGAGGAGACGTTGTCGGCTTTGGCATTGATGTTTCCTTTGGACGAAGAAGCCAAGTATCATCTGGGGTTAACTCCATCTTTAAACCAACTGGTCTGGTTTTTGAAGAACGGAGATTTATCCGGCCGAAGAAACGCGACCTTAGTATTGAAAGAGATTGTGTCATCCGATCTGGAAAAGGTAGATTCATTAATGGAAATCGAAGGAGCAACGGAGACCCTGTTTAAGTTAATCAAAGAACCCATTTCACCGACGGCGACAAAAGCTTCATTGACGATAATTTACCTCATGGTTTCATCGTCGTCTTCGCTATCATCTTCAAGAACGAACTTCGTGGCGATGGGAATGGTTCCTTTGGTTCTGGAACTAATTGTGGATTCAGAGAGGAGCATTTGCGAAAGGGGATTAGGGGTATTGGACGGGCTGTGTTCTTGTGACCAAGGGAGAGAGGAGGCCTATAGCCACGCCTTGACGGTGCCGGTTTTGGTGAAGAAATTGCTGCGAGTTTCGGACGTGGCGACGCAGTTCTCGGTGTCGGTTCTATGGAAGCTGGGGAAGGAGGAGAGGATTGTGGTGGAAGCTCTGGAAGTGGGGGCTTTCCAGAAGCTTCTGTTGCTGCTGCAAGTGGGATGCGGGGAGAAGACGAAGCAGAAGGCGAGTGAGCTTCTGAGGATGCTGAATGTGCACAGGGTGAGGGTGGAGTGCATTGAATCCATGGATTTCAAGCATCTCAAACGGCCTCATTGA